A genomic stretch from Nitrospira defluvii includes:
- a CDS encoding efflux RND transporter periplasmic adaptor subunit, whose product MQATTTAEPTAREIATLIHLATLTYLEAQVRAATTLEELQFVAVNETRRLVPYEQAILLSATDSEDTPYRAVTASSVAVIDRDAPMMVWLEEVVQAVRHAQPGDAPIVLEQEAIPESLRAGWQEFVHGHVLWCPLKHPDDTILGGLWIERESPWQENDVTIVRRLTGSFAYAWKALSTRHIGWTAKLKQPSLIVIAVAVAGLLCLPVRMSTVAPVKVVATDPVIVSAPMDGVIADVVVEPNTMVQQDRLLLRYDDTNIRNQFRVTEQQLAVARAEQAQAIQSGFGDPARKAEVPLKAAEVSLKETELEYAQEMLRQIEVRAPQAGLLLYTDKSDWIGKPVSVGERIMEIADPRRIELRIDLPVSDALLLREGGDVVAFFDALPLESFPGAVRRTSYHAEVLPGDILAYRVMADLSRVDPRIRIGWQGSAKVYGEQGPLAFLLFRRPFAALRQLVGL is encoded by the coding sequence GTGCAGGCGACCACCACTGCGGAACCAACAGCCCGGGAAATTGCGACCCTGATCCATCTGGCGACGTTGACGTACCTCGAAGCGCAGGTGCGCGCGGCGACGACGTTGGAGGAATTGCAGTTCGTCGCAGTCAATGAAACCCGCCGGTTGGTTCCCTATGAGCAGGCGATTCTCCTGAGCGCCACCGATTCGGAGGACACTCCCTATCGGGCCGTCACGGCATCGAGCGTGGCGGTGATCGATCGCGATGCCCCCATGATGGTCTGGCTGGAAGAGGTCGTGCAGGCCGTGCGGCATGCGCAGCCGGGGGATGCGCCGATCGTGCTCGAGCAGGAGGCCATACCGGAATCCCTGCGTGCCGGATGGCAGGAATTCGTCCACGGCCACGTGCTCTGGTGTCCCCTGAAGCATCCCGACGACACGATTCTGGGAGGATTGTGGATCGAGCGGGAGAGTCCTTGGCAGGAGAACGATGTGACGATCGTGCGTCGCCTGACCGGGAGCTTCGCCTATGCGTGGAAGGCCCTGTCGACTCGCCACATCGGGTGGACGGCGAAGCTCAAGCAGCCTTCGCTGATCGTGATTGCCGTTGCAGTCGCCGGCCTGCTCTGTCTCCCGGTCCGGATGTCAACCGTGGCTCCGGTGAAAGTGGTCGCGACGGATCCGGTGATCGTGAGTGCGCCCATGGACGGGGTGATCGCCGACGTGGTGGTCGAACCGAATACCATGGTGCAGCAGGATCGTCTGCTGCTGCGGTACGACGATACCAATATTCGGAACCAGTTCCGGGTGACCGAGCAACAACTGGCGGTGGCCAGGGCCGAACAGGCCCAGGCGATCCAGTCCGGGTTCGGCGATCCGGCGCGCAAGGCGGAGGTGCCGCTGAAGGCTGCGGAAGTCTCGCTCAAGGAGACGGAACTTGAGTATGCCCAGGAGATGCTTCGACAGATCGAGGTCCGGGCGCCTCAAGCGGGCTTGCTCCTCTATACGGACAAGTCGGACTGGATCGGGAAACCGGTGTCGGTCGGTGAGCGAATCATGGAAATCGCTGATCCACGGCGCATCGAGCTCCGCATCGATCTCCCCGTCAGCGACGCGCTGTTGTTGCGGGAAGGCGGGGACGTCGTCGCCTTTTTTGATGCGCTGCCCTTGGAATCGTTTCCGGGCGCGGTGCGTCGGACCAGTTATCACGCCGAGGTCTTGCCGGGGGATATCTTGGCCTATCGGGTCATGGCAGATCTTTCCCGCGTCGATCCTCGCATCCGCATCGGGTGGCAGGGATCGGCCAAGGTGTATGGTGAACAAGGGCCGCTGGCGTTCCTGTTGTTCCGTCGTCCGTTTGCCGCGCTCCGCCAACTCGTGGGGTTGTAA
- a CDS encoding efflux RND transporter periplasmic adaptor subunit has protein sequence MRQPWFHSAIALLALGGVGLATSVSEAKGERPLQVVRSDKSVIRGIVKAAAQAVLYAQVQGRISQVPFKEGQRFEKGKVLVQLDCEKYKAELAAAKAEHEAKDKTAQNNRSLMTLNAVSTLDLQISEAEEKKAAAAIKVAEVNVKGCHITAPFAGRVVGVMVNEYENVFPNDKLVSVLDDTSLEIELVVPSSALAWLRRKAPFTFMVDETQHGYPATIKEIGANVDPASQTIKIVGTFDRLPADILAGMSGSAQFAAGQPKGE, from the coding sequence ATGCGACAGCCGTGGTTCCATAGTGCGATAGCGCTGCTGGCGTTGGGAGGGGTGGGACTCGCGACCTCCGTGAGCGAGGCGAAGGGGGAACGTCCGTTGCAGGTGGTGCGGTCGGACAAGAGCGTAATCCGGGGGATCGTGAAGGCGGCCGCCCAGGCCGTGTTGTATGCACAGGTTCAAGGCCGGATCAGCCAGGTTCCCTTCAAGGAAGGTCAACGGTTCGAGAAAGGAAAGGTGTTGGTCCAGCTTGACTGCGAGAAGTACAAGGCCGAACTCGCGGCAGCGAAAGCCGAGCATGAAGCGAAGGACAAAACGGCGCAGAACAACCGCTCGCTCATGACCCTCAATGCCGTCAGTACGCTGGATCTTCAGATCTCCGAGGCGGAAGAGAAGAAGGCAGCCGCGGCCATCAAGGTGGCCGAGGTCAATGTGAAGGGATGCCATATCACGGCCCCCTTTGCCGGACGCGTCGTCGGTGTGATGGTCAATGAGTATGAAAATGTGTTCCCGAACGACAAGCTGGTGAGCGTATTGGACGATACGAGTCTGGAAATCGAGCTCGTGGTGCCTTCGTCCGCATTGGCCTGGTTGCGACGCAAGGCGCCGTTTACGTTCATGGTCGACGAAACTCAGCATGGATATCCGGCGACGATCAAAGAGATCGGCGCCAACGTCGATCCGGCCAGTCAGACCATCAAGATTGTCGGGACCTTCGACCGGTTGCCGGCTGATATTCTCGCAGGGATGAGCGGGTCCGCTCAATTCGCTGCGGGTCAGCCTAAGGGAGAGTAG
- a CDS encoding TolC family protein, translating to MIVYRVWCGATALLLVTGCMVTPSPVTKEEIQGRVSQDLLAIVQEQEPIEKPIDFYEATARALRYNLDAKVKAMQSALAHQQLNVAHYSLLPQVAVNAGFDGRNNFAGGGAQSLVDGRPILEPFTSMDKNVFSGNLSLSWDVLDFGLSYIRAKQAGDNMLIAEEERRRIAVRLLQDVRNAYWRAVSAERLLPQVRQLDGMIDKALSQSQAIVQRKLQAPLTPLNYRRDMLNIQREVQKLLRELSTAKIQLASLMGLPPGVSFEVQQPSRPAAPLIDNLDAESLEQQALTFRPELRTIDYQKRINAKEAKATLLELFPSMKLQFGGYYNSNSFFLYQNWLNYAAQVSWNLMGVFRVPAKYKAIEAQRAVLDAQSLALTMTVLTEVHVGAAQFMLAKDELGNARTYQETQQAIVEHTHSLWITNSTSELVLLREQVNQILAEVRLDVAQAGVETAYATLRSAVGEEAVPPSGPEQTLSGLADSLRQLWEPMPGGVSRPSGERQNDATAVVP from the coding sequence ATGATTGTGTATCGTGTGTGGTGCGGTGCGACGGCTCTGTTGTTGGTGACCGGTTGTATGGTCACCCCCAGCCCCGTGACAAAAGAAGAGATTCAAGGGCGTGTCAGCCAGGATCTCCTGGCGATTGTACAGGAGCAGGAACCGATCGAGAAGCCGATCGATTTCTATGAGGCGACGGCCAGGGCTCTCCGCTACAACCTCGATGCGAAGGTCAAGGCCATGCAGTCTGCCTTGGCGCATCAGCAACTCAACGTGGCGCATTACAGTCTGCTCCCGCAAGTGGCGGTGAATGCGGGGTTCGACGGGCGAAACAATTTCGCCGGCGGCGGTGCCCAATCGCTGGTGGACGGTCGTCCGATTCTCGAACCCTTTACCTCGATGGATAAGAATGTGTTCAGCGGGAATCTGTCTCTCAGTTGGGACGTGTTGGATTTTGGACTGTCCTACATCCGTGCCAAGCAGGCCGGCGACAATATGCTGATCGCGGAGGAAGAACGCCGCCGGATTGCCGTTCGCCTGTTGCAGGATGTGCGGAATGCCTACTGGCGGGCGGTCAGCGCCGAACGACTGTTGCCGCAAGTGCGGCAGCTCGACGGCATGATCGACAAGGCCTTGAGTCAAAGCCAGGCGATCGTGCAACGCAAACTCCAAGCGCCGCTCACGCCGCTGAACTACCGCAGGGACATGCTGAACATTCAGCGGGAAGTGCAAAAGCTTCTTCGCGAACTCAGCACGGCCAAGATCCAGCTTGCGTCATTGATGGGCCTTCCTCCCGGGGTCTCGTTCGAGGTGCAGCAGCCCTCTCGTCCTGCCGCCCCGTTGATCGACAACCTCGATGCGGAAAGCCTGGAGCAACAGGCGTTGACGTTCCGACCGGAGTTACGGACGATCGATTATCAAAAGCGGATCAACGCGAAAGAAGCCAAAGCGACGCTGCTGGAGCTGTTCCCCAGCATGAAATTGCAGTTCGGCGGGTATTACAACTCGAATTCCTTCTTCCTCTATCAAAACTGGCTGAATTATGCGGCCCAAGTCAGTTGGAACCTCATGGGGGTCTTCAGAGTCCCGGCCAAGTATAAGGCAATTGAGGCACAACGGGCGGTGCTCGACGCCCAGAGTTTGGCGCTGACGATGACCGTGTTGACGGAAGTGCATGTGGGGGCGGCGCAGTTCATGTTGGCCAAAGACGAACTGGGCAATGCCCGCACCTATCAGGAAACGCAACAGGCGATCGTCGAGCACACCCATAGTCTGTGGATTACCAATAGCACGAGCGAACTGGTGTTATTGCGGGAGCAGGTCAACCAGATTCTCGCAGAAGTCAGGCTGGACGTGGCGCAAGCGGGCGTCGAGACGGCGTATGCCACCCTCCGGTCGGCAGTCGGCGAGGAGGCGGTTCCACCGTCCGGCCCGGAGCAGACGCTCTCCGGCCTGGCGGATTCATTACGGCAGCTGTGGGAACCGATGCCCGGCGGCGTTTCCAGACCCTCTGGAGAAAGGCAGAACGATGCGACAGCCGTGGTTCCATAG
- a CDS encoding tetratricopeptide repeat protein gives MAENDKHRARIFLHRGDLVQARAAWEAAVKDDRRTGTPRELSNSLGNLGNTLALAGLFEEADACYKEVLAIQRDERDPHAIAHTLVNLGNLYIGADKPEKARPYYLEALDLLKPLNDHRALGILYHNLAMDEARRQHWNESLRLFTQALDAHRIVGNEEGLAGTYSQMGKMFLDSGQSVEAERCFNNATEHFIKLGNPAGEAAVLRELADLYERRQDTVAAIRCVERLHHLALGTGRAPSTADRDRLTRLRAARS, from the coding sequence ATGGCTGAAAACGATAAACATCGCGCCCGCATTTTTCTTCACAGAGGCGATCTCGTCCAGGCGCGGGCCGCCTGGGAAGCCGCGGTCAAAGATGACCGCCGCACGGGAACGCCACGCGAACTCTCCAATAGTCTCGGCAATCTGGGCAACACCCTGGCCCTGGCCGGCCTGTTTGAGGAGGCCGACGCCTGTTATAAGGAAGTGCTCGCCATCCAACGGGATGAGCGTGACCCGCATGCCATTGCCCACACGCTCGTGAACCTCGGTAACTTGTATATCGGCGCCGACAAGCCGGAGAAAGCGCGTCCCTACTACCTGGAAGCACTCGACCTGCTGAAACCGCTCAACGATCATCGCGCATTGGGCATCCTGTACCACAACCTAGCCATGGACGAAGCGCGTCGGCAGCATTGGAACGAATCCCTACGGCTGTTCACCCAGGCGCTGGATGCCCATCGTATCGTCGGGAACGAAGAGGGGTTGGCCGGCACCTACAGCCAGATGGGAAAAATGTTTCTGGACAGTGGGCAATCTGTGGAAGCAGAACGCTGTTTCAACAACGCCACCGAACATTTCATCAAACTCGGTAATCCGGCCGGCGAAGCAGCCGTCCTGCGGGAGCTCGCCGACCTCTACGAACGGCGGCAGGACACCGTCGCAGCCATCCGTTGTGTGGAACGTCTGCATCACCTGGCGCTGGGAACCGGGCGCGCCCCCTCCACTGCCGATCGCGATCGACTCACAAGGCTGCGCGCCGCCCGTAGCTGA
- a CDS encoding tetratricopeptide repeat protein, with product MDISAFRQMVEKNPKGFLGRYGLGNKILQEGGSLEEAAEHLTVATQLDPTHVASHLALGRALVKLGKKEEAKPVLKAGIDAAVSGRSNGGVDLVPELQQLLRTLE from the coding sequence ATGGATATCAGTGCATTCCGTCAAATGGTAGAGAAGAACCCGAAAGGATTCCTCGGCCGTTACGGTCTGGGAAACAAAATTCTGCAGGAAGGCGGCAGCCTGGAGGAGGCGGCGGAGCACCTCACCGTCGCCACCCAATTGGACCCCACTCACGTGGCTTCACACCTCGCCCTCGGGCGCGCGCTCGTGAAACTGGGAAAGAAAGAGGAAGCGAAACCGGTCTTGAAGGCCGGGATCGATGCCGCAGTATCCGGCCGATCCAACGGCGGCGTAGACTTGGTGCCGGAACTGCAGCAACTCCTGCGAACGCTTGAATAA
- a CDS encoding sigma-70 family RNA polymerase sigma factor — protein MDAPRQAASSIDPKLLARVARGDQQAFGQLYDQSSTLLFTLAYRILSNRDEAAELLQDVYLEVWRKIAKYDVGRGSPIAWLVTLTRSRAIDRLRARASRGQQIVADSFEHPLVSVTPDVSPSPYEAREDTEIRQLMAKAILDLPLPQQQAIEMAFYQGLTHTEIAAKLNQPLGTVKTRIKLAMIKLRASLQETLPQGHQS, from the coding sequence ATGGACGCTCCGCGACAAGCCGCATCATCGATCGATCCCAAACTCTTGGCCCGCGTGGCCAGGGGTGATCAACAGGCATTCGGCCAACTCTACGATCAATCGAGCACGCTGTTGTTCACCCTGGCCTATCGCATTCTCAGCAATCGCGACGAGGCGGCGGAGTTGCTGCAGGACGTATACCTTGAGGTCTGGCGAAAAATCGCCAAGTACGATGTGGGCCGTGGCAGTCCCATCGCCTGGCTGGTGACCCTGACGCGGAGTCGCGCGATCGATCGGCTGCGCGCGCGCGCCTCGCGCGGACAACAGATCGTGGCCGATTCGTTCGAGCACCCGCTGGTGTCCGTCACACCCGATGTCAGCCCAAGCCCATACGAAGCCCGTGAGGATACCGAGATCCGGCAGCTCATGGCGAAGGCGATTCTCGACCTGCCACTCCCGCAGCAACAGGCCATCGAAATGGCGTTTTACCAGGGATTGACGCATACGGAGATCGCCGCCAAGTTGAATCAGCCGTTGGGAACCGTGAAAACCAGAATCAAACTGGCCATGATCAAACTCCGCGCCTCCTTGCAGGAGACCTTACCGCAAGGGCACCAGTCATGA
- a CDS encoding anti-sigma factor, producing the protein MTHEELEEAVPLYAIGALERSERQAIEAHLLSGCTACHAALKDYQTVASLLPFGLTPATPPNTLKAKIMMAPAATTSQTEPEQPGPRSSLEPGEWMNHLFPPITPARSLPFRFAMGFAVLALIVGGGYVAWLTYTQTAQRSGEIQQLQAAVQQGSARVAALQTELQQREHTLGSLKSTLEQRTTEVAELRDQLLQREAELEDAHAQLTHHDSSLQRLARQSEEFAGLFKNPASKVVSLSGSEMAKSAGAFLLFDPTTKKAWLYAFNLPALPNGKVYQLWAIDDKPVSAGVFGLDPGQKARMLIKNMGDFPRMKKFAVTVEPDGGRPEPTGAIYLIGQI; encoded by the coding sequence ATGACTCACGAGGAATTGGAAGAGGCCGTTCCCCTGTATGCCATCGGCGCCCTGGAGCGTTCGGAGCGACAGGCTATCGAAGCGCACCTGCTGTCCGGATGCACGGCTTGCCATGCCGCTTTGAAGGACTATCAGACCGTCGCATCACTGTTGCCGTTCGGACTGACTCCCGCAACGCCCCCCAATACGCTGAAAGCCAAAATCATGATGGCGCCGGCAGCGACCACGAGCCAGACCGAACCGGAGCAGCCAGGCCCGCGATCAAGCCTGGAACCGGGCGAGTGGATGAACCATCTGTTTCCTCCTATCACGCCCGCCCGATCACTGCCCTTCCGGTTCGCCATGGGCTTCGCCGTCCTGGCGCTGATCGTCGGAGGTGGCTATGTCGCCTGGCTGACCTATACGCAGACGGCGCAACGTTCCGGTGAAATCCAACAACTACAGGCAGCGGTGCAACAGGGATCTGCGCGTGTGGCGGCGTTACAAACTGAACTCCAGCAACGTGAGCACACGCTCGGCTCCCTGAAATCTACATTGGAGCAACGCACGACGGAGGTGGCCGAACTGCGAGATCAGTTGTTGCAACGGGAGGCGGAGTTGGAGGACGCCCATGCCCAGCTGACACACCACGACAGTTCGTTGCAGCGACTCGCCCGCCAGAGTGAGGAGTTTGCCGGCCTGTTCAAAAATCCAGCTTCCAAAGTCGTTTCCCTCTCCGGCTCTGAGATGGCGAAGTCAGCAGGCGCGTTTCTGCTGTTCGACCCGACAACCAAGAAGGCCTGGCTCTATGCCTTCAACCTGCCCGCACTTCCGAACGGAAAGGTCTATCAGCTCTGGGCGATCGACGACAAACCGGTCAGCGCCGGCGTGTTTGGATTGGACCCAGGCCAGAAGGCCCGCATGTTGATTAAGAACATGGGCGACTTTCCGCGAATGAAGAAGTTCGCGGTGACGGTGGAACCGGACGGTGGACGCCCGGAACCAACGGGTGCCATCTACTTAATCGGCCAGATCTAG
- the tadA gene encoding tRNA adenosine(34) deaminase TadA: MPSTDPDHAMPLNEDLDRHFMQQALALAREAPLIGEVPIAALLVREGLVIAGAHNLRETEQDPTAHAELLVIREAAKQTKSWRLTESTLYVTLEPCTMCIGAIVLARIPRLVFGALDPKAGACGSIMDIPPEPRLNHRVDVIGGLCAEESQALLQDFFRALRKDSAQRRSG; encoded by the coding sequence ATGCCATCGACCGACCCCGACCACGCCATGCCCTTGAACGAGGATCTCGATAGGCACTTCATGCAGCAAGCCCTGGCCCTTGCCAGGGAAGCGCCTCTAATCGGTGAAGTACCGATCGCCGCCCTGCTCGTCCGCGAGGGCCTCGTCATCGCCGGCGCTCACAATCTGCGGGAAACCGAACAGGATCCCACCGCGCATGCGGAGCTGCTCGTGATCCGGGAAGCAGCCAAGCAGACGAAGAGCTGGCGCCTGACTGAAAGCACGCTGTACGTCACCTTGGAACCCTGCACCATGTGCATCGGTGCGATCGTGCTGGCCCGCATCCCGCGTCTGGTCTTCGGGGCGCTCGATCCGAAAGCCGGTGCCTGCGGATCCATCATGGACATTCCGCCGGAACCCAGGCTGAACCATCGCGTGGATGTCATCGGAGGACTGTGCGCGGAAGAGAGCCAGGCCCTCTTGCAGGATTTTTTTCGCGCCCTGAGGAAAGACTCAGCACAGAGGAGATCGGGTTAG
- a CDS encoding 4'-phosphopantetheinyl transferase family protein: MMSRPSTRPSVSKTFPSLGPSDVHVWFCDLLHYAEDQRVLAALLSDDEQARAARFAFDRDRQRYILSHALLRLLLSRYTHKVAGQIRFSFGRHGKPAISGMSAAAEDIQFSLSHSGPYALVAVAKGRALGADVEVLKADVDALKLARRFFAHGESALMAKCEGEARRHLFYRFWTAKEAYLKGKGVGLSLGLDRFEVLFEGGSSLAQVRWTDSGAFDPGWHIRSLALLDHLAGAVAVQGEEWELHQLESTAYSLY, from the coding sequence ATGATGTCGCGTCCTTCGACTCGCCCCTCCGTCTCCAAGACGTTTCCCTCCCTCGGACCTTCAGACGTCCACGTCTGGTTCTGCGATCTCCTGCACTATGCCGAAGATCAGCGTGTTCTCGCCGCGTTGTTGTCTGACGATGAGCAGGCGCGTGCGGCCCGGTTCGCCTTTGATCGAGATCGTCAACGCTATATCCTTTCCCATGCGTTGCTGCGCCTGCTGCTCTCCCGCTACACACACAAGGTGGCCGGGCAGATTCGATTTTCATTCGGCCGGCATGGAAAACCTGCGATCAGTGGGATGAGCGCGGCGGCCGAGGACATCCAGTTCAGTCTGTCTCACTCCGGACCCTATGCGTTGGTGGCGGTGGCAAAAGGTCGGGCGTTGGGGGCGGACGTGGAGGTCCTGAAGGCGGATGTCGATGCACTCAAGCTGGCACGGCGGTTCTTTGCGCACGGCGAATCAGCGCTCATGGCTAAGTGTGAGGGGGAGGCCAGGCGGCACCTGTTTTATCGGTTCTGGACGGCGAAGGAAGCCTATCTGAAAGGCAAAGGCGTGGGGCTCTCGCTCGGACTGGATCGGTTTGAAGTGTTGTTCGAAGGGGGTTCCTCACTCGCCCAGGTACGGTGGACGGACTCTGGGGCGTTCGACCCGGGCTGGCACATTCGGTCGCTGGCGTTGCTCGATCACTTGGCGGGAGCGGTCGCCGTGCAGGGCGAGGAGTGGGAGTTGCATCAACTCGAGTCAACGGCCTACTCTCTTTACTAA
- a CDS encoding cyclic peptide export ABC transporter encodes MMKLYRFLLFLLRDARAMMVLMVLTGLLAGLSSVGLLAVINKLINGAGTTSEGFALAFIGLAMLKVSSNYLSQLLLVTFAQKTILKLGMDLCWKVVRAPYRTLERRGPHEILATLTDDTNAMAWAVNGLPGLAINVAILAGCSLYLAWLSWQAFLGVVVLAVLGLLGYRQLYQRVLQSSLAVRESKGVLFEHFRSLTEGMKELMLHRGRRDTFVEQDIRQAAEALRRHNLITTTQYLTTDSWTQVLFYGLIGVILLLFPRLLSLSGESLTGYAFAMLYMIGPMWGLLGMVPTLSRGQVALEKIESLGLALDEGTREGGAERPVAQGSHCVEFSQAVFAYESKGDDERPFNLGPLDLSIRSGELVFIIGGNGSGKSTFVKLLTGLYLPHQGQVTLNGEAIVPATQDWYRQHFAAVFSDFYLFKKLLGLDPSLVASQADGWLKTLRINHKVTIQDGEYSTINLSQGQRKRLALVTAMLEDRPFYVFDEWAADQDPQYKDVFYGELLPELRARGKGVIVVTHDDRYFHVGDRVLKLDDGRVVEASSGSAFSAGFRAAPMLKPVARSSG; translated from the coding sequence ATGATGAAACTCTATCGATTCCTCCTCTTCCTGTTGCGTGACGCCAGGGCCATGATGGTGCTGATGGTGTTGACCGGCCTGTTGGCGGGCCTGTCCAGCGTGGGCCTGCTGGCCGTCATCAACAAGTTGATCAATGGGGCGGGGACAACCTCAGAGGGGTTTGCGCTTGCCTTCATCGGATTGGCGATGTTGAAAGTCAGCTCCAACTATCTCTCGCAATTGCTGCTGGTCACGTTCGCGCAGAAAACGATTCTGAAGCTGGGAATGGACCTGTGCTGGAAGGTGGTGCGCGCCCCCTACCGCACGTTAGAGCGTCGGGGCCCGCACGAAATTCTCGCCACGCTGACCGATGACACCAATGCCATGGCTTGGGCCGTCAATGGATTGCCTGGCTTGGCGATCAATGTGGCCATTCTCGCCGGTTGCTCACTCTATCTGGCGTGGCTGTCCTGGCAGGCGTTTCTTGGCGTCGTGGTCCTTGCCGTGTTGGGGCTGCTGGGTTATCGCCAACTCTATCAGCGGGTGTTGCAGTCGTCGTTGGCGGTTCGCGAGTCAAAGGGCGTGCTGTTCGAACATTTCCGCAGCTTGACGGAGGGAATGAAGGAATTGATGTTGCATCGTGGCCGCCGCGACACGTTCGTCGAGCAAGACATTCGGCAGGCCGCCGAAGCCCTACGGCGCCATAATTTAATCACCACGACGCAATACCTCACCACGGATTCCTGGACCCAAGTGCTCTTTTATGGGTTGATCGGGGTCATTCTGCTGCTGTTCCCACGACTGTTGTCCCTGTCCGGTGAATCACTGACGGGGTATGCCTTTGCCATGTTGTATATGATCGGTCCGATGTGGGGCCTGCTGGGTATGGTGCCGACGCTGAGCCGCGGCCAGGTCGCGCTAGAAAAAATTGAATCGTTGGGGCTGGCCCTCGATGAGGGAACTCGGGAAGGCGGAGCGGAACGGCCGGTGGCGCAGGGGAGTCATTGCGTGGAATTCTCCCAGGCGGTGTTTGCCTACGAATCCAAAGGGGACGATGAACGCCCCTTCAACCTGGGCCCGTTGGATCTGTCGATTCGTTCAGGGGAGCTGGTCTTCATTATTGGAGGAAACGGCAGCGGCAAGTCCACGTTCGTCAAACTGCTCACGGGCCTGTATTTGCCGCACCAGGGCCAGGTCACGCTGAACGGAGAAGCCATTGTGCCGGCCACGCAGGATTGGTATCGGCAGCATTTTGCGGCGGTGTTTTCGGATTTCTATCTCTTCAAGAAGTTGCTGGGGCTTGATCCCTCCCTTGTCGCCAGCCAAGCAGACGGGTGGTTGAAGACTCTGCGCATCAATCACAAGGTAACCATTCAGGACGGGGAATATTCCACGATCAACCTCTCGCAGGGGCAGCGGAAACGCCTCGCGCTCGTCACCGCGATGCTGGAAGACCGGCCGTTTTACGTGTTCGACGAATGGGCGGCCGATCAAGATCCGCAATATAAGGACGTGTTTTACGGGGAGTTGCTGCCGGAACTGCGGGCGCGGGGAAAAGGTGTGATCGTCGTGACGCACGATGATCGGTATTTTCATGTGGGTGACCGCGTGTTAAAACTGGACGACGGGCGGGTCGTTGAGGCGTCATCCGGCAGTGCTTTTTCTGCCGGGTTCCGTGCCGCTCCCATGCTGAAGCCGGTCGCGCGATCGTCGGGGTAG